One region of Cytobacillus sp. IB215665 genomic DNA includes:
- a CDS encoding CAP domain-containing protein, with translation SKVARTKSADMQSNKYFDHNSPTYGSPFDMMKKFGITYKSAGENIAYGQKTPQEVVNAWMNSEGHRKNILNSSFTHIGVGYVEQGNYWTQMFISK, from the coding sequence AAGTAAAGTAGCACGTACTAAATCTGCTGATATGCAGTCTAACAAATATTTTGACCATAATAGCCCAACTTACGGCTCACCTTTTGATATGATGAAAAAGTTCGGTATCACATATAAATCAGCTGGAGAAAATATTGCTTACGGTCAAAAAACACCTCAAGAAGTTGTGAATGCTTGGATGAATAGTGAAGGTCACCGTAAAAACATTTTAAATTCTAGCTTCACTCATATTGGTGTTGGTTATGTTGAACAAGGGAACTATTGGACTCAAATGTTTATTAGTAAATAA